From Bordetella flabilis, the proteins below share one genomic window:
- a CDS encoding arylsulfatase, whose product MDHKQAGATRPNIVLVLADNLGWGELGCYGGGALRGAPTPRLDALAAQGTQFLNFNVESDCVPTRSALMTGRHPIRTGALQSVPAGLPQGLIPWERTMAEALSDAGYATAMYGKWHLGDKEGRYPKDKGFDEWYGIPRTTNESMFVDAVGFDPSVVDLPYVMEGRKGSPAEKRELYDLEMRRRIDAELTRRSCDFIERNAGQRPYFLYVPLTQLHYPTIPHRDFEGRTKKGEFADSLVEMDARVGQILDAVGKSGTAQDTVFIFASDNGPEYRRPWRGSAGMWTGTYHTAMEGALRVPLIVRWPGRVPAGRATNEIVHVVDLFPTLARIAGAELPADRVIDGIDQLDFLLGQQDKSSREGFVYYIKSELRAVKWRDWKMHLVWEVEPNAGPNHLETPYLFNIVQDPKEESDVNTTQGWVRGPMRKMVQAFQQTLAAYPPVPPGAPDDFIPVRNGDGKR is encoded by the coding sequence GTGGATCACAAGCAAGCGGGCGCGACAAGGCCCAATATCGTTCTGGTACTGGCGGACAACCTGGGGTGGGGAGAACTGGGCTGCTACGGCGGCGGCGCGCTGCGCGGCGCGCCTACCCCGCGCCTCGATGCGCTGGCCGCGCAAGGCACCCAGTTCCTGAACTTCAACGTGGAAAGCGACTGCGTGCCGACGCGCTCGGCGCTGATGACGGGGCGGCATCCCATCCGCACCGGCGCGCTGCAGTCCGTGCCGGCCGGGCTGCCGCAAGGCCTTATCCCGTGGGAGCGCACGATGGCCGAAGCGCTGTCCGACGCGGGCTATGCCACCGCCATGTACGGCAAGTGGCACCTGGGCGACAAGGAGGGCCGCTATCCCAAGGACAAGGGTTTCGACGAGTGGTACGGGATACCGCGCACCACCAACGAAAGCATGTTCGTCGATGCCGTGGGTTTCGATCCTTCGGTGGTGGACCTGCCGTACGTGATGGAAGGGCGCAAGGGATCGCCGGCGGAGAAGCGCGAGCTCTATGACCTGGAAATGCGTCGCCGCATCGACGCCGAGCTGACGCGCCGCAGTTGCGACTTCATCGAGCGCAATGCCGGGCAGCGGCCGTATTTCCTGTACGTGCCGCTGACGCAGCTGCATTACCCGACCATTCCGCACCGCGACTTCGAAGGCCGCACGAAAAAGGGCGAGTTCGCCGACTCGCTGGTGGAAATGGACGCACGCGTCGGGCAGATCCTGGATGCCGTGGGAAAAAGCGGAACGGCGCAGGACACGGTATTCATCTTCGCCAGCGACAATGGGCCGGAGTACCGCCGGCCCTGGCGCGGCTCGGCGGGCATGTGGACGGGCACTTACCATACCGCGATGGAAGGCGCCCTGCGCGTTCCCCTGATCGTACGGTGGCCGGGCCGCGTGCCCGCGGGGCGCGCGACCAACGAAATCGTGCACGTGGTCGATCTGTTCCCGACGCTGGCCCGCATCGCGGGCGCCGAGCTGCCGGCGGACCGCGTCATCGACGGCATCGACCAACTGGATTTCCTGCTGGGGCAGCAGGACAAGTCCAGCCGCGAGGGCTTCGTCTACTACATCAAGAGCGAGCTGCGCGCCGTCAAATGGCGGGATTGGAAGATGCACCTGGTCTGGGAGGTCGAACCCAACGCGGGCCCGAACCACCTGGAGACGCCTTATCTCTTCAACATCGTGCAGGATCCCAAGGAAGAGAGCGACGTCAACACCACCCAGGGCTGGGTGCGCGGCCCCATGCGCAAGATGGTGCAGGCCTTCCAGCAGACGCTGGCGGCCTATCCGCCTGTTCCGCCCGGCGCGCCGGACGATTTCATTCCGGTCCGCAATGGCGACGGCAAGCGCTGA
- a CDS encoding Bug family tripartite tricarboxylate transporter substrate binding protein yields the protein MRTHRWTSLGAAVAVSMLGWLGAAGTAHAAWPQDQPVRIIVPQAAGGTNDTAARLVAVELGKALGQSVVVENRPGASGAIGMQAAVQAKADGYTLAVASDTATILGAVRHDLPWQFKRDLTGISMIADQPIAVAASARSPYKSLADLIAAAKAQPGAIAFGTSGLGTSQQVAGEWLARDAGVQLTHVPYKGGGQAITDLVGGQVPAAVLGVAPVIGQYRSGNVRILAITSEQRDPALPDVPTLRELGYRDIVLTQWVGLVAPKQTPPAIVQRLSDEMAKILANPDIVRRLGESGLNVRPMAAPQFDVFLARTVDQWQHLISTLSLRLD from the coding sequence ATGAGAACACATCGATGGACAAGCTTGGGCGCGGCCGTGGCCGTCTCCATGCTGGGATGGCTTGGCGCGGCCGGCACGGCGCACGCGGCCTGGCCGCAGGACCAGCCGGTGCGCATCATCGTGCCGCAGGCGGCGGGCGGCACCAACGATACGGCGGCGCGGCTGGTCGCGGTCGAGCTGGGCAAGGCGCTGGGCCAGAGCGTCGTCGTCGAAAACCGCCCCGGCGCCTCCGGCGCCATCGGCATGCAGGCGGCGGTGCAGGCCAAGGCCGACGGCTACACGCTGGCAGTGGCGTCCGATACCGCCACGATACTGGGCGCGGTACGCCACGATCTGCCCTGGCAGTTCAAGCGCGACCTGACGGGTATTTCCATGATCGCGGACCAGCCGATCGCCGTGGCGGCTTCCGCGCGCAGCCCGTACAAGTCGCTGGCCGACCTGATCGCGGCGGCGAAGGCGCAACCCGGCGCCATCGCATTCGGCACGTCGGGCCTGGGTACGTCGCAACAGGTCGCCGGGGAATGGCTGGCGCGCGATGCCGGCGTGCAGCTGACGCACGTGCCTTACAAGGGCGGCGGGCAGGCCATCACGGATCTCGTGGGCGGCCAGGTACCGGCCGCGGTGCTGGGCGTGGCGCCGGTGATCGGGCAGTATCGCAGCGGCAATGTGCGCATCCTGGCCATCACGAGCGAGCAGCGCGATCCGGCGCTTCCCGATGTGCCGACCCTGCGCGAGCTGGGCTACCGGGACATCGTGCTGACGCAATGGGTGGGATTGGTGGCTCCGAAACAGACCCCTCCCGCGATCGTCCAACGCCTGTCCGACGAGATGGCCAAGATCCTGGCCAATCCGGATATCGTGCGCCGCCTCGGTGAGAGCGGGCTGAACGTGCGCCCCATGGCCGCGCCGCAATTCGACGTCTTCCTGGCCCGTACGGTGGACCAGTGGCAACACCTTATCTCGACTCTTTCCCTGCGGCTGGACTGA
- a CDS encoding alpha/beta fold hydrolase, translated as MARWTALRPAGIATTANAMDGAGQGPANHAQASRRRMLKQSCAVLAAMATPALSWAATQTPDTQRSTVTSSASDGVKLAVFEAGNPAGQPIVFVHGFSQSHESWIRQFQAPALLEKYHLIAYDLRGHGQSDKPLVPEAYRDSQKWADDLRSVVQATCRAKPCVVAWSYGGRVINDYLAAYGDGELRAINYVAATSTGDRSTLGRSYAVLLDMLSDDPATAQRGTEVFLRACFERQPAPAAMAEMVRFNNETPVAVRKLLGGRPAQYDAALRQVRVPVLITHGELDQISAVAMSRHTASLIPQALLSVYQGVGHSTFYEDPTRFNTELAALLDA; from the coding sequence ATGGCCCGATGGACTGCCCTGCGGCCCGCGGGCATTGCAACCACTGCCAACGCAATGGATGGCGCAGGGCAAGGCCCGGCGAATCACGCGCAGGCATCGCGCCGGCGCATGTTGAAGCAGTCGTGCGCGGTGCTGGCCGCCATGGCCACGCCCGCGCTAAGCTGGGCCGCCACCCAAACGCCCGATACCCAGCGAAGCACGGTGACATCCAGCGCGAGCGACGGCGTGAAGCTGGCGGTGTTCGAAGCCGGCAATCCCGCCGGACAGCCCATCGTCTTCGTTCACGGTTTCTCGCAAAGCCACGAGAGCTGGATCCGCCAGTTCCAGGCGCCCGCGCTGCTGGAGAAGTACCACCTGATCGCCTACGACCTGCGCGGCCACGGACAATCGGACAAGCCGCTGGTGCCGGAGGCCTATCGCGATTCGCAGAAATGGGCCGACGACTTGCGCTCGGTCGTGCAGGCGACGTGCCGCGCCAAGCCCTGCGTGGTGGCGTGGTCGTACGGCGGTCGCGTCATCAACGATTATCTGGCCGCCTACGGCGACGGCGAGCTGCGGGCCATCAACTACGTGGCGGCGACCTCGACGGGCGATCGCAGCACGCTGGGACGTTCCTACGCCGTGCTCCTGGACATGCTGTCGGACGATCCCGCCACCGCGCAGCGCGGCACGGAGGTCTTCCTGCGTGCATGCTTCGAACGCCAGCCCGCGCCCGCGGCGATGGCGGAGATGGTGCGCTTCAACAACGAGACGCCGGTGGCCGTGCGCAAGCTGCTGGGCGGCCGTCCCGCGCAATACGATGCGGCGTTGCGGCAGGTGCGGGTGCCCGTGCTCATCACCCATGGCGAACTGGACCAGATCTCGGCGGTCGCCATGAGCCGGCATACCGCGTCCTTGATCCCGCAAGCCTTGCTGTCGGTGTACCAGGGCGTGGGCCATTCCACGTTCTACGAAGATCCTACGCGGTTCAATACGGAACTGGCCGCCTTGCTGGATGCCTGA
- the dkgB gene encoding 2,5-didehydrogluconate reductase DkgB, with product MTLPAFGVGTFRLQGQAVIDSVRNALELGYRAIDTAQIYGNEADIGRAIEDSGVARSELFLTTKIWTESLSADALIPSLKDSLARLRTDHVDLTLIHWPSPEDAVPLEESLAALLQAQQQGLTRQIGVSNFSIALMERAIAAVGAPAIATNQIELHPYLQNRKVADHAAAHGIRITSYMTLAYGKVLKDPVIEDIAARHRATPAQVALAWAMQLGHAVIPSSTRRENLASNLLAQGLKLDEDDMARIAALDRGERLVSPAGLAPAWD from the coding sequence TTGACACTTCCCGCTTTCGGCGTCGGCACCTTCCGCCTGCAAGGCCAGGCCGTGATCGATTCCGTGCGCAACGCCCTTGAACTGGGCTACCGCGCCATCGACACCGCGCAAATCTATGGCAACGAGGCCGATATCGGTCGCGCCATCGAAGACAGCGGCGTGGCCCGCAGCGAGCTTTTCCTGACGACGAAGATCTGGACCGAATCGCTGTCCGCCGACGCGCTGATCCCCAGCCTGAAGGACAGCCTGGCCAGGCTGCGTACCGACCACGTGGACCTGACGCTTATCCACTGGCCATCCCCCGAGGACGCGGTCCCCCTGGAGGAGAGCCTGGCGGCGCTGCTCCAGGCGCAACAGCAGGGCCTGACGCGGCAGATCGGCGTATCCAACTTCAGCATCGCGCTGATGGAGCGGGCCATCGCCGCCGTCGGGGCGCCGGCCATCGCGACCAACCAGATCGAGCTCCATCCCTATCTGCAGAACCGCAAGGTGGCGGACCACGCCGCCGCGCACGGCATCCGCATCACGTCATACATGACGCTGGCCTACGGCAAGGTGCTCAAGGACCCCGTCATCGAGGACATCGCGGCACGCCATCGCGCGACGCCCGCGCAGGTCGCCCTGGCCTGGGCCATGCAGCTGGGCCATGCGGTCATTCCGTCGTCCACCCGGCGCGAGAACCTGGCCAGCAATCTGCTGGCGCAAGGCCTGAAGCTGGACGAGGACGACATGGCACGGATTGCGGCGCTGGACCGCGGCGAGCGCCTGGTATCGCCAGCGGGACTGGCGCCGGCGTGGGATTGA
- a CDS encoding LysR family transcriptional regulator translates to MPLHSPMALTHLKFRHLLLIQLLVSEGTIHKAAARLNISQPAATAMLNDLEALVGMPLFLRSRQGVAPTEQTLALLGRVRTVLNEFDELAAVIARVAAGDTPLLRVGVVPQAFISYLPKAIDLFRRAGGCAIRTHEATARQLLDLLIAGELDCVIGRLPNASAALADGAQRLSFVSLYQEEICIVVGPRNPAVHEHDMDYASLAQREWVLQRPDSAIRSALAEAFLRHGVEPPQPVVETSTYIQNLAIVAQSNLFTVAPRRAALMQQDLGLVRILDIALDVVPMQVCLIRRKTSSQDAALSLFQDAFLQSVELGNAGQDRPAKQGRVPGGS, encoded by the coding sequence ATGCCGCTGCACTCGCCCATGGCGCTTACCCACCTGAAATTCCGCCATCTGCTGTTGATCCAGCTGCTGGTCTCCGAAGGCACGATCCACAAGGCGGCCGCGCGCCTGAACATCAGCCAGCCGGCCGCGACCGCCATGCTCAACGACCTGGAAGCCCTGGTCGGCATGCCGCTGTTCCTGCGCAGCCGGCAGGGCGTGGCGCCGACCGAGCAAACCCTGGCCCTGCTCGGCCGGGTGCGCACCGTCCTGAATGAGTTCGACGAACTGGCCGCCGTGATCGCACGGGTCGCGGCCGGCGACACGCCGCTGCTGCGGGTGGGCGTGGTGCCGCAGGCCTTCATCTCCTACCTGCCCAAGGCCATCGACCTCTTCCGGCGGGCCGGCGGCTGCGCCATACGCACGCACGAGGCGACCGCGCGCCAGTTGCTGGACCTTCTTATCGCCGGGGAACTGGACTGCGTGATCGGCCGGCTGCCCAATGCCAGCGCCGCGCTGGCGGATGGCGCGCAGCGCTTGTCCTTCGTCAGTCTTTACCAGGAAGAGATCTGCATCGTCGTCGGGCCGCGCAACCCGGCTGTGCACGAGCACGACATGGATTACGCATCGTTGGCGCAACGCGAATGGGTATTGCAGCGGCCCGATTCCGCAATCCGCTCGGCGCTGGCCGAAGCCTTCCTGCGCCATGGCGTGGAGCCACCGCAGCCGGTGGTGGAGACCTCGACCTACATCCAGAACCTCGCCATCGTGGCGCAATCGAATCTGTTCACCGTTGCGCCACGACGCGCCGCCCTGATGCAGCAGGACCTGGGATTGGTCAGGATCCTGGACATCGCGCTGGATGTCGTCCCGATGCAGGTCTGCCTGATCCGCCGGAAGACGTCGAGCCAGGACGCCGCCCTGTCCTTGTTCCAGGACGCTTTTCTGCAAAGCGTCGAGTTGGGGAACGCGGGCCAGGATCGGCCGGCGAAGCAGGGCCGCGTCCCGGGCGGCTCATGA